The sequence CCTATAAATACGAATCCCCCTCACTTGCATTTGGGAAATTTTCATTCccacccctagccgccaccaacagCCTCCTCTTCCTCCCCACGCTCTCCTTCATCCTTCTGCCGTGCAGCACCTCTGCTCCCCTTTCCATGGTGCCCAGCAGGAACTCCATGGCCAGCCGCCCTCTTCTGCTCGGCCAACTCTAGGTAAGCGGCGCCATGGGTGCAACTTCTCCTCAGCCTGTGATCCGGCCAGCGGTCACGACGTCTGAGTTCCCTGCGAGCTCTTCTCTGCCCCTGCGTTATCCATGGCTGTGAGCTCTCCCTGGCGCACCTTACCTCTGGCCGGCACCCTGCACAGCATCCCCCTCCCCAGGCTCCTAGCGCAGGGCATTTCTCTAGGTCCGAGCTCGAGCAGGTGAGCTCGCCCCATGGCCTGGGCTCCTTGTTCGCTTCCTGCACGTACGCTCCCTCTCCCATATGGCTTCCTGTCCTTCTCAAGTCCGGCCATCCCCACCTTGCCGTGGATTCCCTCGAGCAGTCCCATCTGGCCGCCATCCTCCCAGATCGAGTTTCCCTTTTTTTGTGCAGCTCACCATCTCCCCCTGCGCGCGCTGGCTAGATGCCATTCGAGCTCCGGTCTGCAACTCCCTCTCGCTGCTTCCCTTGAACGCCGGAGCTCCAAGGCCGCACCCCCGTCCCCATGGCCGACCAGCAAACTTCGATGGTCGAGCCCTCTAACACTTCCCTCTCCCATGGCGTGGCTGCCCCATGGATGAAGCCCCAGTTTACCAGCATCCTCTCTGCTCTATGGCCGAGGGCCCAGTTCGCTAGCACCCTCCTCGCATGGGCAGGCTGCAGGTGCCCGACAAAATGCCTGTGAGAGGCTTGGTGTTGAGGACAGCCCCGCCCACGACGTCGTCGACCCTCGGTGAGAACCCCCGCTGTCCTTGCTTTTTTTCTAATGATCGGTGAACTGCCGCCAACAATTTTTTTGTGTTACCACAGCTAGTGGTCGACACCGCGCTTCACGCTTTGCCCGTTCGATGAAATGCCGAGCCATGTGGACAGCCCATACGGCTAGTCCCGACTCGTTTAGGTTGAATCCATGTGATTGATTTACTTGCAACATTTGTCATTGTCATGTATATATATGTGCGTGAATATGTGTATGCGAACCGAAATTCATGGAGGAGAAAGTGGTACGCGTAGATGTGTTTGCGATTGGAATGCCAACAAGTGTTTGTGTGCCTGCAATAGTTCTTTTGTGCGTCGTAGAGGTTGGTCACAGATGTATTAATTGTTTGCTAAAGCACTTCGTCGTAAAGTAGTGTGTTAGTTGTGGTAAATTAAATAAAGCGTAAAACATGCTTAGTGATTTCCATAGTCGGCTAATGGGTTAGTCTATGTTAAatatattttatgtattcatcgttgATGTAGGTTAAAGTGGGTTAAAAATATAAATTATGCCACTTGTGATTGGTGTTTGACGACGAGATGTGTGAATAATCAGTTGGTGTTTCACTCGTCTAGTCGATAATTGTTAACATAaataattgtgctaaaatttgTCATGAGAATGCAGTGGGcactagggctggaaaaaaagctcgaggctcgcgagccggctcgggctcgatcaggctcggctcggctcggtgaggctcgcgagcctaaacgagcccgagccgagcctaattctgcggctcgctacactaacgagccgagccgagccggcttggtgaggctcgcgagccggctcgaggctCGGTCCAAACTACTGCTTACTCGTATCTCCGTTGACCAGTGTGTAAGTGTGCTATTTTGGTCACAATTCACAAGGAACTAGAGTGCAGGGACATAATTTTTTATTATATGGAACATATTGTGCTTCAAATTTGAGCTAATGACTATAATTACTGTTGTTGAGTATTTGAGTGTacaggctcgcgagccgagccgagccggctcgcgagcctatatcgagccgagccgagcctcattACCGAGCTCGCTAAGTgaccgagccgagcctggctcggctcgctattccaccgagcctcaccgagccgagccgagcctggctcggctcggctcgtttccagccctagtgGGCACGTGGTGTGTTTGGATGCGACAAGTAAATTGGAAGTGTGGGGTTTGTCGAAGCAATGTGATGTCGAATGTGTATATCAAAGTGCATTGTAGTGGTAATTGCGTTAAGTTAATCagtagtgtctcgagtgcacaccACAATATAGTTGTATGCGAGACATAGTAAAATAAGGTGTGCTCGATGGGGATGATCAGTCGTTGTAGGTGGAAATTGTCTTTGCttaaatagagaggtggtgacatgccgaagtagtcatcgcttcctctatgtttatatgtcgagtcaaaatgcggggtactagtggtacgctaggcgGTGCTCCAGATAAATTAACCAGTTAAGGCGAAATCTGTCGTGCGCGATTTATTATTGGAGAGTAGTTTGAATTACGAGTTATATGAGGATTATGTTAGAAACCAGTATGCGGCGTGTAACTGTGCTCGAGATGTGAATAACATATCAGTAGGTATTGTTGGTGTCATTAGCAAGTGTGATGATTTTGGTTGTGCGATAAATTTTGAAGGGTGAAGAACATGTCTAGTGTGTCGATCAGGTTAACCGATAGGTTCCGTAAAAATGCTTGTGATGCTTTTATGTGCAGGCTGAGCTCGATGCCTTATCGTCGTAGTCTCAAGAAAATTTTCTGAAATATGCTAGTGCTCCACTGATGGGTTGAATGAACTTGAGATGTATTACAATAGCTGTGTGTCGTGCCGGTTATCCAAAAATGACGAAAGGTGGTGTGTGATGGTAATTGGGAAATAGTCACgtcattagccaactcatgttaggcAGGAGTTGATTTtgttaagtgattgttatatatgttgtgtctcgaatggtgataataataggcaagccgacgtgtatgctGTCTAGCGGGCTGTGTCGTTGCTCTAGCTAGCCGACCCAttagatgactttagttaagctTGTAGTCATggtgaattgcttgttgtggtaTAAATGGGTATGGTTATGGGCACAGgtaaaagtagtagtgctcatgtggggTCTAATTGAAAACGCAAATCGTTGGGTGATTATCGTGAaaaatgcgttgttaattggttgtagtaattttagtgcactaaatgatttggataaaatttATAAGTatacttgttagtcctcatttaATTAATTCAACTCTAACGAATGGTAAATTGTTAGAATAAtttaagtctctagaacgcgacaattcttgaattgtatagaagctgaaatgtgtttattgctgttttgggctgcacgtactgttttcggtgtgctgtatgtttgatgaacttaattgtgttttctgtagatatgtgctatagaaaagtggtagataactttattatcttgctggtgttaaaatttgacagccataggtctgacagtttaggagttatgctgttcacaaattcagtaactgaatctgtccaaattctgtacagatttcagaaactgtattgtttgttcaatttaatgttacaatctgttcatggtcattataataaagttgtagatgcttttcttatcttgcttgtgttaaaatttcataactaaaggcctgacggtttaagagttatgaattttacaacttggttgctgtgttctgtccaccgtcagaacagattttgaaaactgcgttgtttgattcagttaagcacagaatcacttcttggtgattataaaagttatgtagtgcaattgccaagctttccaaaaagtcttggatcactatttttggtggtctgaagattaagttatggatgtttaaagtctgaagactgaatctgtccaattctggacagcaaggtcttctagtgtcttttatcttTAGTTAAATATGGAATCactttgagatgtttataaataatttgtagaacatttaattagatttccagaaagtcttaaatcattttgtttggatgtctgaatcttcagttatgaatttttaaagtcacaagtctgaatctgtccaaatctggacagcgctgttgtgttaacaccttttgaccttgctaagtgtttaatcatgctgtgatgacaataccaaagttgtaaagcacttttgaagctttctagaaagtcctagtttactatttttgggtaaatatcttgtgagttatgactgaaacaagtgattgctgtattgctgtctaaaaattctgctagtgcgcttttgattgtttagttcacccttctcgctaaaaatatttggtttgctcttaagtaatatagacttgccatgactaagcttaataatgcatgtgtgtcatgttttatatatttcttctctagttgattgtgatataggagtttcaTAGACATTGATGCCTAGGTCCGATTTAAACTTATGTTGTCTTGGTTGCTCTTGTGTGGTCAATAGTAGAACAAATGAATGATTAAGGTGAGCGTAGAAAATATGTGTACTTGTCatatcgtatttgtgttgcgtaaataaataaaatttggtcgtcttgttaatggtgttaatgatgaacgccgataacatacgaatagctagcgcttgcgtatagtcgttgcagtgtcttacaattaaatgttagtttgctaccatgtatttatatagcttgtgatatttttcattgtattcatacatatgcatcctgcatctcatttaggaccgagaggtgaCGACCGTGCAAGCGATGTGGtgacaaccacaagatgcagttggtggacgtactgaaggatggtggacttaaccagtggatgctcgccgagcgagtacctcccccagcaaacactacctaagtgttaaattaaaagcaagccccggttttatgcataaccgttatatatatgctattttactgcacttaatgtttgtaggcttgtactgtgcacttaagtgtaggagttgactgaaaccctagttgcatgaactcaggattccctttgagatggatactagtatgctaggtcgagtagctgctttgctaattagggatctcggtagaagtcgagtgatttttctagcactcgcgcgaggtcaggaattggttgtatcccctttgataacagaatgatgatggtctgtggacacgggtccatggggacgcgtggtctacgagatgaaaattggaataaggattaaggtgtggtaccgtgtgtcaagcgtttgaacgtactaaacgcataccgagaaatatggtaaatcgataagcctagtacctgattggacctggcagtagactttgcccctcacgcgacctgagacgtggtctcccattccggttatggtgggtacaagtgcggtcactgcacgacggcagtcggggtcagtgaggcattgtatgccaaggcggtgagccctgatctgctgacggggaatcgatggggacggttgatgtgtgtggggacagagtgcccctacatgtcgtgtgtttaggtttaccttgcaaggtttaaaaactcgattcgaatcgtctgcttctcgcagctaatgagactgcttgatccatgctgctacattgagtaacaagtggaattgtgatgagatgatacaagatgttgattgctaaaaatgtttgctactatgtatgaatagatagtacatctttagccttaagagagtcacacttaatttgacaaagttaaaaacttgatttagaaactcagctagtgcttttggcaaccaaaccccacagccaaacagctgcatgtctagaggtagaggagtagactcctcacaccgggtaagtctagctgagtattagtatactcagccttgcttgtggcataatttttgcaggtactccttaggatgattggttgatggtgtgacttggccttcatccctgccaccgggatagatggtcgagtgggttactgcttccgcaggagaggaccaggaggagtagcgtggccaggcttcgccatgttactcgggtttctccgttagttatttccgctgcattaaaatttatggttattatttataAAActtcgataatgtaatcactaattatacttattaaatttgtggtattatgttttattgtatttctctgtgcctcaccttcgagtgagctagtggta is a genomic window of Zea mays cultivar B73 chromosome 5, Zm-B73-REFERENCE-NAM-5.0, whole genome shotgun sequence containing:
- the LOC100382587 gene encoding uncharacterized protein, which codes for MAARWDCSRESTARWGWPDLRRTGSHMGEGAYVQEANKEPRPWGELTCSSSDLEKCPALGAWGGGCCAGCRPEVRCARESSQPWITQGQRRARRELRRRDRWPDHRLRRSCTHGAAYLELAEQKRAAGHGVPAGHHGKGSRGAARQKDEGERGEEEEAVGGG